TGCGCGCGGGTATCTCGCACAGGAGTAGCGCGGTCGAACGAACCGGGCAAGCGGAGCCGAGCGAACCGAGGAAAACGTCGGATTCAAGAGGAAGAACGACGCGAAAAGGGTTTACCACACCCTATCCAAAGGGAGATTACCATGAAAGAGTACAAGATGCGACGCGGCGAACATCTGGAGGACCGTATCCCGGATATGAAGGCGAAAGTCGAGGATTACTTCGGCGAGATTACCGGAACCGAGGAACACAACGGCCACGAACTCTACGTCGTCTCGGACCCCGACAACCCGGTCTTCGACCGCATTCTCGCAGGCGCGGCCGAATACAGCGGCAAGAAGGACAAACTCGCGGTCCACTTCGAGGAGCGCGACGCCGAGGAGGTAATCGCCGAGGGCAACGCCGACGCCGCGGCCGACGCCGTTGACAAGAAAAACGACTTCCTGCTCGAAGCGACGGGCCGCGACGCCAAGGCCCGCCGCGACTCGCTGAAGCGACAGGTCGAGGACGACGCCGAAAAACCCGACGGCGTCTCATAATCCGGTCGCCGCGTTTTATTTTTCTCTTCTCCCGAGTCGGCCAGCGACGGTCCCGCGGAACGCGGTTCGGGAAGTCGAGTTTCAGAAGTGGTCGCTGTTTGGCGAGCCTTCGCCGCGCCCGCCGCGGCCGCCCTCGTTGCGGTCGATTCCCATCACGCTCTCGGGCTGGTCCACGTCCCACCCGCTCGTGCCGTCTTCGGCGACTCGGACGGTCACGTCTTCGACCGCCTCGAAGTCCTTGGCGAGGTCGATTTTGATGTTCTGGGCAGTTCGGGGGCTGATGGCACATCCCGAACAGGCCCCGCCCAACTCGACGACGACCTCGCCGCTCTCGGGGTCGGCCTTCTGGACGGCGCTCTCGCCGCCGTGCATGCTGATGATGGGCATCTGCCCGGTCAGCCACTTCTCGACGCGGGCCTTCAGGGAATCGTCGTCGGTCATGGCGTACGCGTAGGGTCGCAGGGGTGGTAGGACTTTGGGTTCACTCCCTAAACTTCCGCCACGCGCCCGCGCCCAGAAGCGCCGTGATTCCGGCAGGGACGCCGAAACCGGGGACCTCGCCGGAAGACGAGTCGTCGGACGCGCTCGTCGTGCGTTCGCCCTCGAAGGCGGCTTGCTCGGTGGTCGTCCCGGAACCGCCGCTGGCGGTTCCGCTCGCGGTCGTGGTCAGCGACGGCGGGTCCTTCTGTGGTTTGTCGGTCGCGTCCTCTATCTGGAAGGTGTAGAGACCGCCCATCTCGTTGGACTGCCGACCCATGCTACTGGCGACGAAGAACCCGGAGGTCGCGCGCTTGGCGGTCCAGAACGAGGCCTCTTCGGGTTGTCGCCACCACGCTATCTCTCGGGGATTGGTGGGGTCCGAGATGTCGTGAATCTTCACGCCGCCCTGATACCACGACGAGAACAGTCGGTCGCCCGCGATGTCGAAGTTGTGCGAGGTCGTCCACGTCCCGGAGAACGCGCCGGGCGACCGCGGCGGGTCGATGGTCGAGAGTCGCTCCGGGTTCGTCGCGTCCGAGATGTCCCAAAGTTCGATAGCGCCCGGTTGGCCCTCGCCGTCGAACTGCCACGCCTCCTTGTTGATGCCGAGCAGGCTTCCGTTCTCGTTGGTCATCGCGTAGTGGGCGTTGCCCGGCAGTCGAAGGACCTGTCGGGACTGTTCGGCCGGGAGGTTTCGAAGTTCCTCGGCCGGTCTCCCGCCGATCCGCGAGACGAACGCCGGGTTCGCGGGGTCGCTCACGTCCACGACGTACGTTCCGGCGTCCCAGTGGGAGAGGTACGCCCGGCTGTCCTGTACCCACACGTCGTGAAGCGTCCAGAGGCTTGAGGGCACTTCCGACCACGCCGCGTTCTGGTCGGTTATCGACCAGCGACCGACCTCTTCGAGGTCGTCGTCGCTCGCGTCCACCGTCACGAGCGCGTTGGTCTCGGCACCGTTGCCGGTGAGATAGACGATGCCGTCCCGGAAACAGCAGTTGTGTATCGGAAACTGAGTCTCGTAGAACGCGACCTGCGCCGGACTCGTCGGGTCGCTCACGTCGTAGAGCGCGAACCCCTGCAACACGTCGCCTCGAAGGGGGTCGGCTGGACCCGCGACGACCAGTCGGTCGCCGTCGAGTTTCAGGTCCTGAATCTTCCGGAGCGGCCCGGTCTCGCGGTCGGCCAGCAGGTCCGTTCGCTCCGCGACCACCCGCGGGTCGCTCGGAATCTGTACGTCTACGACCGCGAACCCGTCCGTGGTGGCGACGTAGGTGTAATCTCCCGCCGGGCCGGGAACTGCCTCCTTCGCGTTCGGTATCGAAATGCGACCCAGCGGCCGGTACGGTCCCGGATGCGCCGTCGCCGTCGCGGCCGCCGATCCGACTCCCACCGAAGCGAGTGCGACTGCCCCCGAAACCCTCCGCAGAAACTCGCGGCGATGCATGGAGAGAAGATAGGTCTACAGAAGGATAAAAGGGAGGGCGAACGCGGCCTACGCGACCGAACTCGTCTTATCGCCCGTCCCACCTGTCAGCGCGCTAGCGATGGCTCCCTTCAGCACCACGTCGTCGCCGAGGTTCGTCAACTGCACGTCGGGGACGTTGTTGAACACGAGGTCGCCGATTCGCTCGCGGATGGGGTCAACGACCAGCGACTCGTTTTTCAGCGCGACCGCGCCGCCGACGTAGACTGCCAGCGGCGCGTACGCCTGCACGACGTTGGCCACGCCGATGGCGTTCCAGTGGGCCACTTGGTCGATGACGTGGTCGGCGAACTCGTCCTCGCCCGCCGCCGCGAACACGTCCACCGCCGAGAAGTCGGGGTCCGAGAGTGGTAGGTCCGTGTCGAGACTGCCCGTGTCCTCCGCGAGCAGTTTGGCGTACTCGGGGATGTTGTTGCCCGAGCAGTACGCCTCCCAGTGACCCTCGCGGCCGCACCCGCAGGTGCGTCGGCCCCGCGGGTCCACGACCATGTGGCCGACCTCGCCCGCGTTGCCGTCCCACCCCGAGAGGACTTCCCCGTCCACGCAGATTCCCGCGCCGATGCCCGACGAGATGGTCAGATACACCATGTCGTCGGGGTTGCGGTCGCTGTAGTATCGCTCTCCGATGACGCCCGCGATGGTGTCGTTGTGGAGGTAGACGCTGTCGCTGTCGATGAGTTGTCCGACGGGACCGGTCAGCGGGATGCGGTCGATAGTGTCCGGGAGGTTCGCCGGATTATCGATTGCACCCTCCGCCAGATCCAGCGGTCCGATGGAACCGATGCCCGCGGCCAGAAGCTCGGACGGGTCGATACCGGCGGCCTCGCAGGCTTCACGGAGACACTCCAAGACGGCCTCCGTGACCGCGATGCCCGTGGGACCGTTGGGGGTGTTCGCGCGGTGGACGCTCACCACGTCCCCCTCGTCGTCGGCGACTGCCGCCCTGACGTTCGTCGCACCGAGGTCAACGCCCGCATAGTGCGCCATTCACCCCGGTAGGACGGTCCGGCCGCACTTAACTACAAGCATTTACTCGCCGACGAGTATGTCATCTCGTGGCGCATTCCGGATGTCCGGGCGACAGACCTAACTCCCGACGCGTGCTACTAGTTGTCATGGATTCCGACGGCGACGACCGGCCGGGCGGAGACCTCTCGGACGCGGAAGTCGATGCGCTCCACGAGGTCGAACTCGGCGTCGAGTGGTTGCACCGCGCGCACGGCCACCTCGTCCAGTTCCACCACGCGACGGGCCACGCGATGGACCACTTCGCGGACGCCGAAGAGGGCCTGCGCGAGGCGGGCTACGACGACTTCGCCGACCGTCTGCGGGACGACCTGCTCCCCCGCGGCGCGGTCGGCGACAGGTGGACCTACGACCTACTGGAGACGTTTCAGGACGGCCCGCTGGCCGACAGCGAGTCGTTCGGCGCGGACGCCCGCGAGTCGGTCGCCGACGGTGAGCGCCACGTCGCCGAGCGCCGACAGGAACGCGAGTGGAAGGGGCGCGCTGAAAAGTGAGCGTGGCGGTCCTCGGAACCGAATCAGCGAACTCAGCCCCCGCGGACGAACGTCACCGGACACGGCGCGCTGAGCATGACCTCTTGGGCCGTACTACCGAAGACGGCCTTCCCGGTGGGCGAGCGCTTGCGGCCGCCGACGACCACGCGGTCGGCGTTGACCTCGTTGGCGAGGTCCACGATAGTCTCGCCGTGCGCGCCGATTCGCCCGCGGACGCTGTACTCGACGCCTGCCTCGTCGAAGGCGTCGGTGAGGTCCCGGACGGTCGCGTGCCGCGCGGCCACTTCGTCGGGGTCGATTTCGCCCGACGGGTCGTAGTCGAGTTGGCTCACGACGCCGTCGAACTCCTCGTCGGTGAAGACGTGTCCCAACACGACCTGCGCGCCGGTCGGTGCCGCGATGTCGGCGACCGCTCGGGCCAGTTCCTCGGTGCGGTCGGCGTCGCCCGGTCCGACCGCCAGTAGGATACTGCGTAGTGCCATACCGGCAGGTCTACCTTCCGGATATTAATGATGTGTGTCCGTGGCCGTTTTCGCGTCGTCTCGGTCCCTCCGGGGGTCGCGCGAGCGGTCGGGCGCAACTCGACGCGAAGCCTCAACACGGAAATACGACGACGCCGAACGTCCGTCCGTGATTCGACCCGACCTGACCGGACGGACCGCGCTCGTGACGGGAAGCGCGAAGGGCGTCGGCCGAGAGCTACTGCTCGCCTTGGCGGACTGCGGCGCGTCGGTGGCGGTCCACTACCGCTCCAGCGCGGCGGCCGCAGAGGAAGTGGCCGACGCCGCGCGCGAGCGCGGTGCCCCGGACGCGACGACTGTACAGGCAGACGTGGCTGACCCCGACGACGTGGACGCGATGTTCGACGCAATCGAGGACCGCCTCGACGGTGTGGACGTGCTGGTGAACAACGTCGGTCCGTTCGCGCCCGACCACTGGGAGGACATCTCCTTCGAGAAATGGAACACCGTGCTACAGGCCAACGTCAACGGGACGTACCTCTGCTGTAAGCGCGCGCTCCCCGCGATGCGCGAGTCGTCGTGGGGCCGCATCGTGAACGTCGGCTACGCCAGTTCCGAGAAGGGGATGATCAACCCGAAGAACGCGCCGTACTTCATCGCCAAGCAGGGCGTGTTGATGTTCACCCGGATGCTCGCCAACGACACCCAGCACGAGGGAATCACGGTGAACGCGGTGTCGCCCTACGTGGTCGAGAACTCCGACGAGTTCCCCGAGGACCTGCCGCGGGGACGCCCCGCCGACTTCGAGGATATCGAGCAGTCGATGCTGTTCTTCTTGGAGGAAGACAGCGACTACATCAGCGGCGAAAATATCGAGGTGGATGGTGGGTGGTTACCCGAGGAAGTGTGACTGTCCGGGAGTTCAGCGTTCTGCGGACCACGACTCCCCCTCGGCGGACCACCCCTGCCGACCCTCCTCCAGTCGGTGAGCCTCGTCTATCAGCGCCTCCTGCTCGCGCACCACGTCGGTCATCGTGAGGATGCCGACCATCTCCATTGAATCGACGACGGGGAGTTTCTTCACGTCGGCGTCGTGCATCTTCTGGACCGCCTTGCGAACCGTCGCGTCAGGCGAGACGGTGACGAGCGACCCGCTGGCGACCTTCGAGACCGGAATCTCGGCAAACGGCCGCTCTGCGAGATACCCCGCTTTCAGTGCGTCGGTCTCGGTCACGATGCCTGCCGGAGTCCCTTCGCGCGTGACGACGGCGCTTCCGACGCCTTCGTGGAGCATCCGGCCGACCGCCTCGTGGAGCGAGGCGTCGGCCGCGACGGTGACTACGTCGGTCGTCATGGCGTCTCGAACGAGCATACCGAACGATGAGGCGGAAGGTACGACTTTGTTTGGGTCCGAACGCGCCGCGTCTACGAACTCGACAGCAACGTCTTCAGATGCTCCGTCGAGAAGAACGAGGTCGGCTTGTCCATGTGGACGCCGATTTCGCCCGAAAACGCCGACAGTCCGACCTTCTGGACGCGCTCGGGGAACGAGTAACACTTCCGAATCCAGTGGCCCAACTCGATTTCTCTGCTCAAGTCCTCGCGCCACGCGTCCTCGTAGTCCGCGAGAGTCCCCGGTCGCTCGGGGTCGATGACCTTCGCGGCGTGACTCGCGGCGGTCATCCCGTAGAGGATGCCGCCGCCGGTGAACGGCTTGGTCTGGGCCGCCGCGTCGCCGACGAGGAACCCGCGGCGACTCGTCACCCTCTCCGGGGGACCGACCGGAATCATGCCCGCGCAGAACTCCGCGGTCTCCACGTTGTAGTCCGCGGTGAACTCCTCGAAGAGGTCGTTGGCCGACGGTTCGGACCCCGGCGGGGCCGCCAGTCCGTACTCGACGCCCGCGTCGCCCCGCGGGATGCGCCACGCAAAGAATCGCGGCGCGGTCAGGTGAACGTCAACGTAGTCGCCGGGGTCGTCCTCCTCGGAGAACGCGAGGACTCCTTGTAACTTTTCGCCCGGTTCGGGCAGGCCGAGTTCCGAGCGCACGCGCGAGACCGGCCCGTCGCATCCGGCGACCATCCGGGCCTCGAACGTCTCGGTGCCGTCGGGCGTGCTGGCCGTGACCTCGACGTGGTCGCGGTGTTCCTCGACGGCCGAGACGCTGTGGTTCTCCCGGAGGTCCGCACCCGCATCGCGGGCGGCCTCCGCGAGCAGTCGGTCGAGACCCACGCGGTCGATGACGTTCGAGACGACCTCGCGCTTGTAGAAGGGGTAGTCGTCGCTTCCGGGACCGCCGACGTGAAAGCGCGCGCCGTACACCTCGTTCTGGAGAAGTTCTTCGCGCGCGCCTTCGGGCGCGAACTCCCAGATGTCGGTGCTGACGTGGCCCGAACAGGCCAGCGGTTCGCCCACCGCTCCGCGTTCGAGCGCCAGCACGTCGTACCCTCGTTCGGCCGCGCGCCGGGAGAATCGGGACCCGGCCGGACCCGCCCCGACGACTACGAAGTCGTACATCGCTCGGGCGTACTACCCTGTGGCCCAAGTATTCACCGCTCTACGCGCGGTTCGTCCGTGGCACCCGGCGTTCCGCTTTCCGCTTGACGCGTTACTCCCGTTCGGCGCTCCGCCGCCCCTCGGCACGCCGTCTACGGTCGAGCGCGCCACCTACCCCTCGACGTTCGGCGGTGCCTCCTGCTGAGCGAGTTGCCGCCGTCGCACGTAATGGGTCGCCGCCGAGAGCGCGAACGCCGCGACGATGAGGACGCCCCAGATTTCGTCGGGAATCGCCTCGAACGGCGGGAGTCCCAGCAAGTCTCCGAGAACGAGAATCGCGCTCACGACCGCGAGTCCGAGGTAGTACCGAATCCACGGAAACTCGTCCTGCGGTCGGAGGTATCCCTCCAACTGGGCCGCGTTCCCCGACAGTTCGACGACCCCGCGGTTCTGGTTGTAATCGACGATGCCAGCGTCCGCAAGTTTCGGGAGATGCGTCTGGTACAGCGACGTGTAGACGGACTTGCGCTCGTTGGCCGACAGGCCCTCGACGGTCGTGTCGTTCTCCCACGCCGCGACCTGCTCGGCGAGTTCGCTCAGCTCGACCGGACGGTCCTGCTGCTTGAGGTAATGAAGCGTGTACCGTCGCCGCCGGTTCTTCAACACGTCGAAGATGAGGTCTTCGGACAGTGTTTCTTGTTCCGGTGAGTTGTCAGCCGAGCTCATGCTACGGAAATCGCTCAATCGCTTGTTGCGCCGGTGCCACCGCCACCCATCCCATCACGGTACGCCAGTTTCACCCGGACCACACTTTGTTATCCAGTCCTTAGCCCTCCACGCACATAATATAATTGTCAGGAATCCGCGGTAATACGTCTATTCCCCGAGTTAA
This genomic stretch from Halorussus pelagicus harbors:
- a CDS encoding LVIVD repeat-containing protein is translated as MHRREFLRRVSGAVALASVGVGSAAATATAHPGPYRPLGRISIPNAKEAVPGPAGDYTYVATTDGFAVVDVQIPSDPRVVAERTDLLADRETGPLRKIQDLKLDGDRLVVAGPADPLRGDVLQGFALYDVSDPTSPAQVAFYETQFPIHNCCFRDGIVYLTGNGAETNALVTVDASDDDLEEVGRWSITDQNAAWSEVPSSLWTLHDVWVQDSRAYLSHWDAGTYVVDVSDPANPAFVSRIGGRPAEELRNLPAEQSRQVLRLPGNAHYAMTNENGSLLGINKEAWQFDGEGQPGAIELWDISDATNPERLSTIDPPRSPGAFSGTWTTSHNFDIAGDRLFSSWYQGGVKIHDISDPTNPREIAWWRQPEEASFWTAKRATSGFFVASSMGRQSNEMGGLYTFQIEDATDKPQKDPPSLTTTASGTASGGSGTTTEQAAFEGERTTSASDDSSSGEVPGFGVPAGITALLGAGAWRKFRE
- a CDS encoding ROK family protein, coding for MAHYAGVDLGATNVRAAVADDEGDVVSVHRANTPNGPTGIAVTEAVLECLREACEAAGIDPSELLAAGIGSIGPLDLAEGAIDNPANLPDTIDRIPLTGPVGQLIDSDSVYLHNDTIAGVIGERYYSDRNPDDMVYLTISSGIGAGICVDGEVLSGWDGNAGEVGHMVVDPRGRRTCGCGREGHWEAYCSGNNIPEYAKLLAEDTGSLDTDLPLSDPDFSAVDVFAAAGEDEFADHVIDQVAHWNAIGVANVVQAYAPLAVYVGGAVALKNESLVVDPIRERIGDLVFNNVPDVQLTNLGDDVVLKGAIASALTGGTGDKTSSVA
- a CDS encoding SDR family NAD(P)-dependent oxidoreductase — translated: MIRPDLTGRTALVTGSAKGVGRELLLALADCGASVAVHYRSSAAAAEEVADAARERGAPDATTVQADVADPDDVDAMFDAIEDRLDGVDVLVNNVGPFAPDHWEDISFEKWNTVLQANVNGTYLCCKRALPAMRESSWGRIVNVGYASSEKGMINPKNAPYFIAKQGVLMFTRMLANDTQHEGITVNAVSPYVVENSDEFPEDLPRGRPADFEDIEQSMLFFLEEDSDYISGENIEVDGGWLPEEV
- a CDS encoding universal stress protein — encoded protein: MALRSILLAVGPGDADRTEELARAVADIAAPTGAQVVLGHVFTDEEFDGVVSQLDYDPSGEIDPDEVAARHATVRDLTDAFDEAGVEYSVRGRIGAHGETIVDLANEVNADRVVVGGRKRSPTGKAVFGSTAQEVMLSAPCPVTFVRGG
- a CDS encoding CBS domain-containing protein; the protein is MTTDVVTVAADASLHEAVGRMLHEGVGSAVVTREGTPAGIVTETDALKAGYLAERPFAEIPVSKVASGSLVTVSPDATVRKAVQKMHDADVKKLPVVDSMEMVGILTMTDVVREQEALIDEAHRLEEGRQGWSAEGESWSAER
- a CDS encoding DUF7344 domain-containing protein; this translates as MSSADNSPEQETLSEDLIFDVLKNRRRRYTLHYLKQQDRPVELSELAEQVAAWENDTTVEGLSANERKSVYTSLYQTHLPKLADAGIVDYNQNRGVVELSGNAAQLEGYLRPQDEFPWIRYYLGLAVVSAILVLGDLLGLPPFEAIPDEIWGVLIVAAFALSAATHYVRRRQLAQQEAPPNVEG
- a CDS encoding DUF5611 family protein gives rise to the protein MKEYKMRRGEHLEDRIPDMKAKVEDYFGEITGTEEHNGHELYVVSDPDNPVFDRILAGAAEYSGKKDKLAVHFEERDAEEVIAEGNADAAADAVDKKNDFLLEATGRDAKARRDSLKRQVEDDAEKPDGVS
- a CDS encoding geranylgeranyl reductase family protein; its protein translation is MYDFVVVGAGPAGSRFSRRAAERGYDVLALERGAVGEPLACSGHVSTDIWEFAPEGAREELLQNEVYGARFHVGGPGSDDYPFYKREVVSNVIDRVGLDRLLAEAARDAGADLRENHSVSAVEEHRDHVEVTASTPDGTETFEARMVAGCDGPVSRVRSELGLPEPGEKLQGVLAFSEEDDPGDYVDVHLTAPRFFAWRIPRGDAGVEYGLAAPPGSEPSANDLFEEFTADYNVETAEFCAGMIPVGPPERVTSRRGFLVGDAAAQTKPFTGGGILYGMTAASHAAKVIDPERPGTLADYEDAWREDLSREIELGHWIRKCYSFPERVQKVGLSAFSGEIGVHMDKPTSFFSTEHLKTLLSSS
- a CDS encoding NifU family protein — its product is MTDDDSLKARVEKWLTGQMPIISMHGGESAVQKADPESGEVVVELGGACSGCAISPRTAQNIKIDLAKDFEAVEDVTVRVAEDGTSGWDVDQPESVMGIDRNEGGRGGRGEGSPNSDHF